A window of Streptomyces gilvosporeus contains these coding sequences:
- a CDS encoding CaiB/BaiF CoA transferase family protein: MADSGNGPLSGVRVVELAGIGPGPFAAMLLADLGADVVRVDRPGGAGLGIDPAYDVTNRNKRSVLVDLKDPQGAARVLDLAERADVLIEGYRPGVAERLGVGPQECLARNPRLVYGRMTGWGQQGPLADTAGHDIGYIAITGALGMIGLPDDPPAVPANLVGDYAGGSLYLVIGVLAALQYARTEGGRGQVVDAAIVDGTAHLTAMIHGMLAAGGWQDRRGANLLDGGAPFYGTYETADGGHMAVGALEKRFYAEFVRLLGIADDAPSRDDLAAWGELRTTIAARFKTRTREEWTAVFQESDACVAPVLSLREAPEHPHLAARGTFVEHGGLTQPAPAPRFSHTPGAVRTPPARPGADTEEIARDWQIPSLAAGPARTEPQEADS; this comes from the coding sequence ATGGCAGACTCAGGCAACGGCCCGCTGAGCGGCGTGCGGGTGGTGGAGCTCGCGGGCATCGGCCCCGGCCCGTTCGCGGCCATGCTGCTGGCCGACCTCGGCGCCGATGTGGTCCGCGTCGACCGGCCCGGCGGCGCCGGACTGGGCATCGATCCGGCATACGACGTCACCAACCGCAACAAACGCTCGGTGCTGGTGGACCTCAAGGACCCCCAAGGGGCGGCCCGGGTCCTCGATCTGGCCGAGCGCGCCGATGTGCTGATCGAGGGGTACCGCCCCGGTGTGGCCGAGCGTCTCGGCGTCGGCCCCCAGGAGTGCCTGGCCCGCAACCCCCGGCTGGTCTACGGGCGGATGACCGGCTGGGGCCAGCAGGGCCCGCTCGCCGACACCGCCGGGCACGACATCGGCTATATCGCCATCACCGGCGCCCTCGGCATGATCGGTCTGCCCGACGACCCGCCCGCCGTCCCCGCCAACCTGGTGGGCGACTACGCCGGAGGCTCGCTCTATCTGGTCATCGGCGTCCTCGCGGCCCTCCAGTACGCTCGCACGGAAGGCGGCCGCGGCCAGGTCGTGGACGCCGCGATCGTCGACGGCACCGCCCATCTGACGGCGATGATCCACGGCATGCTGGCCGCCGGCGGCTGGCAGGACCGCCGCGGTGCCAATCTCCTCGACGGTGGCGCCCCGTTCTACGGGACGTACGAGACGGCGGACGGCGGCCATATGGCCGTCGGCGCACTGGAAAAGCGCTTCTACGCCGAGTTCGTCCGCCTGCTCGGCATCGCGGACGACGCCCCGAGCCGCGACGACCTCGCCGCCTGGGGGGAGCTGCGCACCACCATCGCCGCCCGCTTCAAGACCCGTACCCGCGAGGAGTGGACCGCCGTCTTCCAGGAGTCGGACGCCTGTGTGGCGCCCGTCCTGTCCCTGCGCGAGGCTCCGGAGCATCCGCATCTCGCCGCCCGCGGCACCTTCGTCGAGCACGGCGGCCTCACCCAGCCCGCCCCCGCGCCCCGCTTCTCGCACACCCCGGGCGCGGTGCGCACCCCGCCCGCACGGCCCGGCGCGGACACCGAGGAGATCGCCCGCGACTGGCAGATCCCGAGCCTGGCCGCCGGCCCGGCCCGCACCGAGCCGCAGGAGGCGGACAGCTGA
- a CDS encoding LLM class F420-dependent oxidoreductase, which translates to MELATTLQYAGDPRRAAEEVAALESAGLDAIWVAEAYGFDSPTIMGFLAARTERAKIGSAILNVYSRTPALIAQTAAGLDAVSGGRALLGLGASGPQVVEGWHGRPYDKPLGRTRETIDLCRRIWRRETIDHHGITDMPLPPEKGGRLGKPLKILTRPVRPEIPVYVASLGPANVRMTAEIADGWLPTLFLPEKAKDVWGSPLTEGTARRDPALGPLQTVAGGLLAIGEEAAAVRELARPLIALYVGGMGAKGKNFYNDLAVAYGYEEAAGTIQELYLAGKKREAEAAVPDEFCELMSLCGPEGYVRERIAAFREAGVTMLNVHPVGPEPAKLIETVKNWL; encoded by the coding sequence ATGGAACTGGCCACCACGCTCCAGTACGCGGGCGACCCCCGGCGCGCCGCCGAAGAGGTCGCCGCCCTGGAAAGCGCCGGACTGGACGCCATCTGGGTCGCCGAGGCCTATGGCTTCGACTCCCCGACGATCATGGGCTTCCTCGCCGCCCGCACCGAGCGCGCCAAGATCGGCTCGGCGATCCTGAACGTCTACTCCCGCACCCCCGCCCTGATCGCCCAGACCGCCGCCGGGCTCGACGCCGTCTCCGGCGGCCGCGCACTGCTCGGCCTGGGCGCCTCCGGACCACAGGTCGTCGAGGGCTGGCACGGCCGACCGTACGACAAACCGCTGGGCCGCACCCGCGAGACCATCGATCTGTGCCGCCGCATCTGGCGCCGCGAAACCATCGACCACCACGGCATCACCGATATGCCACTGCCCCCGGAGAAGGGCGGCCGGCTCGGTAAACCGCTGAAGATCCTCACCCGCCCGGTGCGCCCTGAGATCCCCGTGTACGTCGCGTCCCTCGGCCCCGCCAACGTCCGGATGACCGCCGAGATCGCCGACGGCTGGCTGCCCACCCTCTTCCTCCCGGAGAAGGCCAAGGACGTCTGGGGCTCCCCGCTGACCGAGGGCACCGCCCGCCGCGACCCCGCCCTCGGGCCGCTCCAGACGGTCGCCGGGGGGCTGCTGGCGATCGGCGAAGAGGCCGCAGCCGTACGGGAGTTGGCCCGCCCCCTGATCGCGCTGTACGTCGGCGGCATGGGTGCCAAGGGCAAGAACTTCTACAACGACCTCGCCGTCGCCTATGGCTACGAAGAGGCCGCAGGCACCATCCAGGAGCTCTATCTCGCCGGGAAGAAACGGGAGGCCGAGGCCGCCGTGCCGGACGAATTCTGCGAGCTGATGTCGCTGTGCGGGCCCGAGGGATACGTCCGCGAGCGGATCGCCGCCTTCCGGGAGGCGGGCGTGACGATGCTCAACGTCCACCCCGTGGGGCCCGAGCCCGCCAAGCTGATCGAGACCGTCAAGAACTGGCTCTGA
- a CDS encoding acyl-CoA dehydrogenase family protein has protein sequence MPRQIFTEDHESFRQTVRTFLAKEVTPHYDQWEKDGIVSRDAWRAAGRQGLLGMAVPEEYGGGGQPDFRYSAVLAEEFTRAGAPGLAIGLHNDIIGPYLTTLGTEEQKRRWLPGFCSGETITAIAMTEPGAGSDLQGIRTSAEDRGDHWLLNGSKTFISNGILADLVIVVAKTTPEGGAHGLSLLVVERGMEGFERGRNLDKIGQKAQDTAELFFRDVRVPKENLLGELNGAFVHLMTHLAQERMGIAVAAIAAAEYLLEITTQYVKEREAFGRPLAKLQHIRFEIAEMATECAVTRAFLDRCIADHAAGALDAVHASMAKWWATELQKRVADRCLQLHGGYGYMTEYRVARAFTDGRILTIYGGTTEIMKEIIGRSLLG, from the coding sequence ATGCCGCGCCAGATCTTCACCGAGGACCACGAGTCCTTCCGGCAGACCGTCCGCACCTTCCTCGCCAAGGAGGTGACGCCGCATTACGACCAGTGGGAGAAGGACGGCATCGTCAGCCGGGACGCCTGGCGGGCGGCCGGCCGCCAGGGCCTGCTGGGCATGGCCGTGCCCGAGGAGTACGGGGGCGGCGGGCAGCCGGACTTCCGCTACAGCGCCGTACTGGCCGAGGAGTTCACCCGGGCCGGCGCCCCCGGCCTCGCCATCGGCCTGCACAACGACATCATCGGCCCGTATCTGACCACCTTGGGCACCGAGGAGCAGAAGCGCCGCTGGCTGCCCGGCTTCTGCAGCGGCGAGACCATCACCGCCATCGCCATGACCGAACCCGGCGCCGGCTCCGACCTCCAGGGGATCCGCACGAGCGCCGAGGACCGCGGCGACCACTGGCTCCTCAACGGCTCCAAGACCTTCATCTCCAACGGCATCCTCGCCGACCTCGTCATCGTCGTCGCCAAGACGACCCCCGAGGGCGGGGCGCACGGCCTGAGCCTGCTGGTCGTCGAGCGCGGCATGGAGGGTTTTGAACGCGGCCGCAACCTCGACAAGATCGGTCAGAAGGCGCAGGACACCGCCGAGCTCTTCTTCCGCGACGTCCGGGTGCCCAAGGAAAACCTCCTCGGCGAGCTCAACGGCGCCTTCGTCCATCTGATGACCCATCTCGCGCAGGAGCGGATGGGCATCGCCGTGGCCGCGATCGCCGCCGCCGAGTATCTGCTGGAGATCACCACGCAGTACGTCAAGGAGCGCGAGGCGTTCGGCCGGCCGCTGGCCAAGCTCCAGCACATCCGCTTCGAGATAGCCGAAATGGCCACCGAATGCGCCGTCACCCGCGCCTTCCTGGACCGCTGCATCGCCGACCACGCGGCCGGCGCATTGGACGCGGTGCACGCCTCGATGGCCAAGTGGTGGGCGACCGAGCTGCAAAAACGCGTCGCCGACCGGTGCCTCCAACTCCACGGCGGTTACGGCTATATGACCGAATACCGCGTCGCCAGGGCCTTCACCGACGGCCGCATTCTGACGATCTACGGCGGCACCACCGAGATCATGAAGGAGATCATCGGCCGTTCCCTGCTCGGCTGA
- a CDS encoding acetyl-CoA C-acetyltransferase — MSTEAYVYDAIRTPRGRGKANGALHGTKPIDLVVGLIHEVRNRFPGLDPAAIDDIVLGVVGPVGDQGSDIARIAAIAAGLPDTVAGVQENRFCASGLEAVNMAAAKVRSGWEDLVLAGGVESMSRVPMASDGGAWFADPMTNFDTGFVPQGIGADLIATIEGYSRRDVDEFAALSQERAAAAWKDGRFERSVVPVLDRNGLVVLDHDEHLRPGTTADSLAGLKPSFAAIGDAGGFDAVALQTYHWVEKIDHVHHAGNSSGIVDGAALVAIGSKEVGERYGLTPRARIVSAAVSGSEPTIMLTGPAPASRKALAKAGLTIDDIDLVEINEAFAAVVLRFVQDMGLSLDKVNVNGGAIALGHPLGATGAMILGTLIDELERQDKRYGLATLCVGGGMGIATVIERL, encoded by the coding sequence TTGAGTACCGAAGCGTACGTATACGACGCGATCCGCACCCCGCGCGGCCGCGGCAAGGCCAACGGCGCCCTGCACGGCACCAAGCCGATCGACCTGGTCGTCGGCCTGATCCACGAAGTACGCAACCGCTTCCCCGGGCTCGACCCGGCCGCCATCGACGACATCGTGCTCGGCGTCGTCGGCCCGGTGGGCGACCAGGGCTCCGACATCGCGCGGATCGCGGCGATCGCCGCCGGGTTGCCGGACACCGTTGCCGGCGTCCAGGAGAACCGCTTCTGTGCCTCCGGCCTCGAAGCCGTCAACATGGCCGCCGCCAAGGTGCGTTCGGGCTGGGAGGACCTGGTCCTGGCGGGTGGCGTGGAGTCGATGTCGCGGGTGCCGATGGCCTCCGACGGCGGCGCCTGGTTCGCCGACCCGATGACCAACTTCGACACCGGCTTCGTCCCCCAGGGCATCGGCGCCGACCTGATCGCCACCATCGAGGGCTACTCCCGCCGCGACGTCGACGAGTTCGCCGCGCTCTCCCAGGAGCGGGCCGCCGCCGCCTGGAAGGACGGCCGCTTCGAGCGCTCCGTCGTGCCCGTCCTCGACCGCAACGGCCTGGTCGTCCTCGACCACGACGAGCACCTGCGCCCCGGCACCACCGCCGACAGCCTCGCCGGCCTCAAGCCCTCATTCGCCGCCATCGGCGACGCGGGCGGCTTCGACGCGGTCGCCCTCCAGACGTACCACTGGGTCGAGAAGATCGACCACGTTCACCACGCGGGCAACTCCTCCGGCATCGTGGACGGCGCGGCGCTGGTCGCCATCGGCTCCAAGGAGGTCGGCGAGCGCTACGGCCTGACCCCGCGCGCCCGGATCGTCTCGGCCGCGGTCTCCGGCTCCGAGCCGACGATCATGCTCACCGGCCCCGCGCCCGCCAGCCGCAAGGCCCTCGCCAAGGCCGGGCTGACCATCGACGACATCGACCTGGTCGAGATCAACGAGGCGTTCGCCGCGGTCGTGCTGCGCTTCGTCCAGGACATGGGCCTGAGCCTGGACAAGGTCAACGTCAACGGCGGCGCCATCGCCCTGGGCCACCCCCTCGGCGCCACCGGCGCGATGATCCTGGGCACCCTGATCGACGAGCTGGAGCGGCAGGACAAGCGCTACGGCCTGGCCACCCTCTGCGTCGGCGGCGGCATGGGCATCGCCACCGTCATCGAGCGCCTCTGA
- a CDS encoding 3-hydroxyacyl-CoA dehydrogenase NAD-binding domain-containing protein codes for MSESAASSTIRWEQDETGIVTLVLDDPDQSANTMNNAFKTSLTAVADRLEAEKENIRGIIVTSAKKTFFAGGDLRELIAVTPAHAQQAFEAGNGIKRDLRRIETLGKPVVAAINGAALGGGYEIALACHHRIALDTPGTKIGLPEVTLGLLPAGGGVTRTVRLLGITDALLKVLLQGTQYNAVRAKDNGLIHEVAHTPEELLTKAREFIDAHPESQQPWDVKGYKIPGGTPAHPKFAANLPAFPANLKKQLNGAPYPAPRNILAAAVEGSQVDFETAQTIEARYFVELVTGQISKNMIQAFFFDLQAVNSGANRPKDIAPRQVEKVAVLGAGMMGAGIAYSCARAGMQVVLKDVTLEAAEKGKAYSEGLLAKALSRGRTTEAQRDELLARITPTADPQDLAGCDAVIEAVFEDIALKHKVFKEIQHIVAPDALLCSNTSTLPITLLAEGVERDQDFIGLHFFSPVDKMPLVEIIKGERTGDEALARAFDLVRQIKKTPIVVNDSRGFFTSRVIGQFINEGVAMIGEGLDPVSVEQAAAQAGYPAKVLSLMDELTLTLPRKIRNETRRAVEEAGGSWQPHPADAVIDRMVDEFGRPGRSGGAGFYDYGDDGKRAGLWPGLREHFGTAGAAIPFLDMQERMLFSEALDTVRCFEEGVLTSVADANIGSIFGIGFPGWTGGVLQYINGYQGGPGHEDRVGLPGFVARARELQAAYGERFAPSPLLVEKAEKGETFSD; via the coding sequence ATGAGTGAATCCGCTGCCTCGTCGACCATCCGCTGGGAACAGGACGAGACCGGCATCGTCACCCTGGTCCTGGACGATCCGGACCAGTCTGCCAACACCATGAACAACGCCTTCAAGACCTCCCTCACCGCGGTCGCCGACCGCCTGGAGGCCGAGAAGGAGAACATCCGCGGCATCATCGTCACCTCCGCCAAGAAGACCTTCTTCGCCGGCGGCGACCTGCGCGAGCTGATCGCCGTCACGCCCGCCCACGCACAGCAGGCCTTCGAGGCGGGCAACGGCATCAAGCGCGATCTGCGCCGTATCGAGACCCTCGGCAAGCCCGTCGTCGCCGCCATCAACGGCGCGGCGCTGGGCGGTGGTTACGAGATCGCGCTCGCCTGTCACCACCGCATCGCCCTCGACACCCCCGGCACCAAGATCGGCCTGCCCGAGGTCACCCTCGGCCTGCTGCCCGCGGGCGGCGGGGTCACCCGCACCGTCCGCCTCCTGGGCATCACCGACGCCCTGCTCAAGGTGCTGCTCCAGGGCACCCAGTACAACGCCGTCCGGGCCAAGGACAACGGGCTGATCCACGAGGTCGCCCACACCCCCGAGGAACTGCTCACCAAGGCACGGGAGTTCATCGACGCCCACCCGGAGTCCCAGCAGCCCTGGGACGTCAAGGGCTACAAGATCCCCGGCGGCACCCCGGCCCACCCGAAGTTCGCGGCCAACCTCCCCGCCTTCCCCGCCAACCTCAAAAAGCAGCTCAACGGCGCGCCCTACCCCGCGCCGCGCAATATCCTCGCGGCCGCCGTCGAGGGCTCCCAGGTCGACTTCGAGACCGCCCAGACCATCGAGGCGCGCTATTTCGTGGAGCTGGTCACCGGCCAGATCTCCAAGAACATGATCCAGGCGTTCTTCTTCGACCTCCAGGCCGTCAACTCCGGCGCCAACCGTCCCAAGGACATCGCGCCCCGCCAGGTCGAGAAGGTCGCCGTCCTCGGCGCCGGCATGATGGGCGCGGGCATCGCCTACTCCTGCGCCCGGGCCGGAATGCAGGTCGTCCTCAAGGACGTCACCCTCGAAGCGGCCGAGAAGGGCAAGGCGTACTCGGAGGGGCTGCTGGCCAAGGCGCTGTCCCGGGGCCGTACGACCGAGGCTCAGCGCGACGAGCTGCTGGCGCGCATCACGCCCACCGCCGATCCGCAGGACCTCGCGGGCTGCGACGCCGTCATCGAGGCGGTCTTCGAGGACATCGCGCTCAAGCACAAGGTGTTCAAGGAGATCCAGCACATCGTCGCCCCCGATGCGCTGCTGTGCTCCAACACCTCCACCCTGCCCATCACGCTGCTGGCCGAAGGCGTCGAGCGCGACCAGGACTTCATCGGCCTGCACTTCTTCTCGCCGGTCGACAAGATGCCGCTGGTGGAGATCATCAAGGGCGAGCGCACCGGCGACGAGGCGCTGGCCCGCGCCTTCGACCTGGTGCGGCAGATCAAGAAGACCCCGATCGTCGTCAACGACTCCCGGGGCTTCTTCACCTCCCGGGTCATCGGCCAGTTCATCAACGAAGGCGTCGCGATGATCGGCGAGGGCCTCGATCCGGTCTCCGTCGAACAGGCCGCCGCCCAGGCCGGCTACCCGGCCAAGGTGCTCTCCTTGATGGACGAGCTGACCCTCACCCTCCCGCGCAAGATCCGCAACGAGACCCGGCGGGCCGTCGAGGAAGCCGGCGGCAGCTGGCAGCCGCATCCGGCCGATGCCGTCATCGACCGCATGGTGGACGAGTTCGGGCGGCCCGGCCGCAGCGGCGGAGCCGGTTTCTACGACTACGGCGACGACGGCAAGCGGGCCGGTCTGTGGCCCGGCCTGCGGGAGCACTTCGGCACGGCGGGCGCCGCGATCCCGTTCCTCGACATGCAGGAGCGGATGCTGTTCTCCGAGGCGCTGGACACCGTCCGCTGCTTCGAGGAAGGCGTGCTGACCTCGGTCGCCGACGCCAACATCGGCTCGATCTTCGGCATCGGCTTCCCCGGCTGGACCGGCGGTGTGCTCCAGTACATCAACGGTTACCAGGGCGGGCCGGGGCACGAGGACCGCGTCGGTCTGCCCGGCTTCGTGGCCCGCGCCCGTGAGCTTCAGGCGGCGTACGGTGAGCGGTTCGCGCCGTCGCCGCTGCTGGTCGAGAAGGCCGAGAAGGGCGAGACGTTCAGCGACTGA
- a CDS encoding MerR family transcriptional regulator, producing the protein MKEPATDLTVDELAARAGVTVRTIRFYSTRGLLPPPEIGPRRVGRYGPDHLSRLALIEELQHQGLTLSAIERYLAQLPPDLSAQDLAIHRALVASWVPDKAEDMTRDQLERRAGRELTEEDLDRLAAMSVLVRTEDPQVFRVDPGLLHLGTRLLDVPIALESILAARTVVIEHTRSAARELSRLFKDEVWGPYREGGPDAEEMARMKSLSAHMQPMVVQALVTAFQRSMKQELREWFGESAAHKRNGGSEGSGTDGG; encoded by the coding sequence ATGAAGGAGCCCGCCACCGACCTCACGGTCGACGAACTGGCCGCCCGCGCCGGCGTCACGGTCCGCACGATCCGCTTCTACAGCACGCGCGGACTGCTGCCGCCGCCCGAGATCGGCCCCCGTCGGGTCGGCCGATATGGTCCGGACCATCTGTCGCGGCTGGCGCTGATCGAGGAACTCCAGCACCAGGGCCTGACCCTGTCGGCGATCGAGCGCTATCTGGCGCAGCTGCCGCCCGATCTGAGCGCCCAGGATCTGGCCATCCACCGTGCGCTGGTGGCGAGTTGGGTGCCGGACAAGGCGGAGGACATGACCCGCGACCAGCTGGAACGGCGGGCCGGGCGGGAGCTGACCGAGGAGGACCTCGACCGGCTGGCCGCGATGAGCGTGCTCGTACGGACCGAGGACCCGCAGGTCTTCCGAGTGGATCCGGGTCTGCTGCATCTGGGCACGCGGCTGCTGGACGTGCCGATCGCGCTGGAGTCGATCCTGGCGGCGCGCACCGTCGTCATCGAGCACACCCGCTCGGCGGCGCGGGAGCTGAGCCGACTCTTCAAGGACGAGGTATGGGGTCCGTACCGGGAAGGGGGGCCGGATGCGGAGGAGATGGCGCGGATGAAATCGCTGTCGGCGCATATGCAGCCGATGGTGGTGCAGGCACTGGTCACCGCCTTTCAGAGGTCGATGAAGCAGGAACTGCGGGAGTGGTTCGGCGAGAGCGCCGCGCACAAGAGGAACGGCGGGAGCGAGGGAAGCGGCACGGACGGGGGATGA
- a CDS encoding AMP-dependent synthetase/ligase has translation MTTILRMPGTPDELTLPALLLRNAEDHGALPALSWRDRETGGWHTLTWAEARHRIAELAAGYRALGVRRGEIVLLMMANRPEHWLSDLALVHLGAVPVTVYGTAATGQIAHIARHSRARFAVLEGERERERWYPLLDDPTARLEKLVIVEPDEDGTGRHDERGRYPTYAALAARGAELHDAEAFEAAWRGSTAADTLTVVYTSGTTGEPKGVVISHRNVLLNAAAVNAAVELPDHVEHLCYLPFAHIAERILGIYLPVFRASHVYLCADPAAVAATARELHPAQFFGVPRVWEKLAAAVRAALARLPEERRAAVDTAGGTARAYVACKERGERPSDPLEAAYAQVKAEVLDPLLALAGFDRLVWTASASAPMPPEVVRFWAGLGVVIMDAWGLTETVGVSTTNSPGAFRLGSVGRPIDGLEVRTAPDGEIEVRGRTVCDGYLREDGSVEPVTDADGWFATGDIGRLDEDGFLWLTDRKKEMIVTSTGKNVSPALVENTLKEHPLIGQALAYGEGRSYLVALLVLDAELAPAWAARHGIEGTLAELAAHPAVREEAERAVAAANARLNRTEQVKRFVVLGEEWCPETGELTPSLKLRRRVIEEKYRHFLQGFYAM, from the coding sequence GTGACCACGATCCTGCGTATGCCCGGCACACCCGACGAACTCACCCTGCCCGCCCTGCTGCTGCGCAACGCCGAGGACCACGGCGCGCTGCCCGCACTGTCCTGGCGCGACCGCGAGACCGGCGGCTGGCACACCCTGACCTGGGCCGAGGCCCGGCACCGGATCGCGGAGCTGGCCGCCGGGTACCGCGCGCTCGGCGTCCGCCGCGGCGAGATCGTCCTGCTCATGATGGCCAACCGCCCCGAGCACTGGCTCAGCGACCTCGCCCTGGTGCACCTCGGCGCCGTCCCGGTGACGGTGTACGGCACGGCCGCCACCGGGCAGATAGCGCATATCGCCCGCCACAGCAGGGCCCGGTTCGCCGTACTGGAGGGCGAGCGCGAGCGGGAACGCTGGTATCCGCTGCTCGACGATCCGACGGCGCGGCTCGAAAAGCTGGTGATCGTCGAGCCGGACGAGGACGGGACCGGCCGGCACGACGAGCGCGGCAGGTATCCGACCTATGCCGCACTGGCCGCCCGGGGCGCCGAGCTCCACGACGCCGAAGCGTTCGAGGCGGCATGGCGAGGGTCGACCGCGGCCGACACCCTCACCGTCGTCTACACCTCCGGCACCACCGGCGAGCCCAAGGGCGTCGTGATCAGCCACCGCAATGTGCTCCTGAACGCGGCGGCCGTGAATGCCGCCGTAGAGCTGCCCGATCATGTCGAGCACCTCTGCTACCTCCCCTTCGCTCATATCGCCGAGCGGATACTCGGCATCTATCTGCCGGTCTTCCGCGCCTCGCACGTCTACCTCTGCGCCGACCCGGCCGCGGTCGCCGCGACGGCGCGCGAGCTGCACCCGGCGCAGTTCTTCGGCGTCCCGAGGGTCTGGGAGAAGCTGGCGGCGGCCGTACGGGCGGCGCTCGCGCGGCTCCCGGAGGAGCGGCGGGCGGCCGTGGACACGGCGGGCGGGACCGCCCGCGCCTATGTGGCCTGCAAGGAGCGCGGCGAGCGGCCCTCCGATCCGTTGGAGGCCGCATATGCGCAGGTCAAGGCCGAGGTGCTGGATCCGCTGCTGGCGCTGGCCGGATTCGACCGCCTGGTGTGGACGGCGAGCGCCTCGGCGCCGATGCCGCCCGAGGTGGTCCGGTTCTGGGCCGGTCTGGGCGTGGTGATCATGGACGCCTGGGGGCTGACCGAGACCGTGGGCGTTTCCACGACGAACAGTCCCGGTGCCTTCCGGCTGGGCTCGGTCGGCCGCCCGATCGACGGCCTGGAGGTGCGCACCGCCCCGGACGGCGAGATCGAGGTCCGCGGCCGCACGGTGTGCGACGGCTATCTGCGGGAGGACGGTTCGGTCGAGCCGGTGACCGACGCCGACGGCTGGTTTGCGACCGGCGACATCGGGCGGCTGGACGAGGACGGCTTCCTGTGGCTGACCGACCGCAAGAAGGAGATGATCGTGACCTCCACGGGCAAGAACGTCTCGCCCGCGCTGGTCGAGAACACCCTCAAGGAGCATCCGCTCATCGGGCAGGCCCTGGCATACGGCGAGGGCCGGTCGTATCTGGTCGCGCTGCTGGTGCTGGATGCGGAGCTGGCCCCGGCCTGGGCGGCGCGCCACGGCATCGAGGGCACGCTCGCCGAGCTGGCCGCGCATCCGGCCGTCCGCGAAGAGGCCGAACGCGCGGTCGCGGCGGCGAATGCGCGCCTGAACCGAACCGAGCAGGTCAAGCGATTTGTGGTGCTGGGCGAGGAGTGGTGTCCGGAAACAGGCGAGCTGACTCCCTCGCTGAAGCTGCGCCGTCGGGTGATCGAGGAGAAATACCGTCACTTCCTACAAGGTTTTTACGCCATGTGA
- a CDS encoding amino acid permease, producing the protein MSTTETVTETAHRPSAGGNGAQQDAGDAGYSKGLKGRHINMIAIGGAIGTGLFLGAGGRLHSAGPGLAVAYAVCGLFAFFVVRALGELVLHRPSSGSFVSYAREFLGEKGAYVAGWMYVVNWSTTGIADITAIALYTHYWSLFTSVPQWVMALIALAVVLTVNLISVKIFGEMEFWFAIIKVAALVAFMFIGIFLLATHHKVGGHTPGLSLITDHGGLFPTGLLPVVIVLQGVVFAYSAVELVGVTAGETSEPAKVVPKAVNSIMWRVGVFYIGSVVLLAMLLPWNQFTGDQSPFVTVLSHLGVPYAGDVMNLVVMTAAMSSLNSGLYSTGRILRSMSAAGSAPKFVGRMNRNQVPYGGIMLTAAVCVLGVGLNAWLPGQAFEIVINIAALGVVSTWVTIMICHMVFVRRSRAGLLERPKFRLPGTPVTDIATIAFLLGVIVLMWFDKPIGRETVMLIPVLAAALVGGWYVVRGRVARIAKERELEK; encoded by the coding sequence GTGAGCACCACAGAAACCGTCACTGAGACAGCCCACAGGCCATCTGCCGGGGGGAACGGCGCACAGCAGGACGCGGGCGACGCGGGCTACAGCAAGGGCCTCAAGGGCCGCCACATCAACATGATCGCCATCGGCGGAGCGATCGGCACCGGCCTGTTCCTCGGCGCCGGTGGCCGACTGCACTCCGCCGGTCCGGGCCTCGCAGTGGCCTACGCGGTCTGCGGCCTCTTCGCCTTCTTCGTCGTGCGAGCCCTCGGTGAACTGGTGCTGCACCGCCCGTCCTCCGGCTCGTTCGTCTCCTACGCCCGGGAATTCCTGGGGGAGAAGGGCGCCTACGTCGCCGGCTGGATGTATGTCGTCAACTGGTCCACGACCGGTATCGCCGACATCACGGCCATCGCGCTCTACACCCACTACTGGAGCCTGTTCACCAGCGTTCCGCAGTGGGTGATGGCCCTGATCGCGCTGGCCGTCGTGCTGACGGTCAACCTGATCTCGGTGAAGATCTTCGGTGAGATGGAGTTCTGGTTCGCGATCATCAAGGTCGCGGCGCTGGTCGCCTTCATGTTCATCGGCATCTTCCTGCTGGCCACCCACCACAAGGTCGGCGGGCACACACCGGGCCTCAGCCTGATCACGGACCACGGCGGTCTCTTCCCGACCGGTCTGCTCCCGGTCGTGATCGTGCTCCAGGGCGTGGTCTTCGCCTACTCCGCCGTCGAGCTGGTCGGCGTCACCGCGGGCGAGACCAGCGAGCCGGCGAAGGTCGTGCCGAAGGCCGTGAACTCCATCATGTGGCGGGTCGGTGTCTTCTACATCGGTTCGGTCGTGCTGCTCGCGATGCTGCTGCCGTGGAACCAGTTCACCGGCGACCAGAGTCCCTTCGTGACGGTGCTGTCCCACCTCGGTGTGCCGTACGCGGGCGATGTCATGAACCTCGTCGTGATGACCGCGGCCATGTCGAGCCTCAACTCCGGTCTCTACTCGACCGGTCGGATCCTGCGCTCGATGTCGGCGGCCGGTTCGGCGCCGAAGTTCGTCGGCCGGATGAACCGCAACCAGGTGCCGTACGGCGGCATCATGCTCACCGCCGCGGTGTGTGTCCTCGGTGTCGGGCTCAACGCGTGGCTGCCGGGCCAGGCGTTCGAGATCGTGATCAACATCGCGGCGCTGGGTGTGGTCAGCACCTGGGTCACGATCATGATCTGCCACATGGTGTTCGTCCGCCGCTCCCGTGCGGGACTGCTCGAGCGTCCGAAGTTCCGGCTCCCGGGAACTCCGGTCACCGACATCGCCACCATCGCCTTCCTGCTCGGCGTCATCGTGCTGATGTGGTTCGACAAGCCCATCGGCCGCGAGACCGTGATGCTGATCCCGGTCCTCGCCGCCGCCCTGGTCGGCGGCTGGTACGTGGTCCGCGGCCGGGTGGCCCGGATCGCCAAGGAGCGCGAGCTGGAGAAGTAG